In the Rhinolophus ferrumequinum isolate MPI-CBG mRhiFer1 chromosome 12, mRhiFer1_v1.p, whole genome shotgun sequence genome, TCAGTGACTGACTCCCTTGCCCAGAACCCCATGTCACCTGCACCCAGCCCCACAGCTCGTAACCACCTATTTTAACTCTGAGCCAGACTGGTGGAAAAGCAGAGTGCACCAACCAGCATCTACACTAACTGCCTGACACTGTACGTGCCTGATTCTCACCGCGTCCTCAGTACCACTATGAGGAAAATGCTCGTCTCCCCTttagttaaggaaactgaggcttagagatgtgATGTGAATAGCAACCGGGAGGCTGAGGTTAGCACCCAGGCCTCACTGCAAGAAGCCGCCCACTGCCCACCGTCCACGTCTCTTCTTCTCTAGTTGGGCTCAAGGCCTCTAGGAGGGATGACGATGCAGGGTTATCCACCTCTAAAGGTCAGATGGCAGGGAGCAACAAGCAGTCACAGGCTCTGGAGAACTCTGGGGTAACCTGTATCTCTACGCTGGGGCTGCCTCTGTTCCGGCCCTGGCACCCAGCTTATCCCTGCCCAagtgcctccccgcccccagagGCTGGTGCCTATCCCCGAGCCCTTCTCAGCTGGGGCAAGGTTACCGTCTCCTTCAGCTCCCCCAGCTTCTCCTGCAGCTGGCCCAGCTTCTTGGCCAGCTCGTTCTTGGTGTGCTGCTCTGACTGCAGCGCGCTGGTAATCTCCATATTCTCATTGCTCTGGAGAGAGAGAAGCCATCAGCAGCCACCCAATGCAGGTGGAGACCCCAGAACATGGTATCCCCTTCCCATAGCTCAGGGAAGGGTGGAAAATCATGGGAGCAGGGCTTTCTGGGTCATAGCGAGTCTCCATAGGCACCACTTCACTTAGGGCCTGCACCACCCCATTTTAAAGGTGGAAaaacaaaggcccagagaggtggtgTCTCGCCCTGTGCCTGAGGACTTGACAAGGCGGaggcaggtggggcaggtggggcggCGCACCAGCCTGACGAAGCCGTTCTGCAGCTCGGCCAGCTGCTCCTTGAGCTCGCGGTTCTGGGATAGTGCTCGGCTGATGGTGACGCGGTCACTCTGCATGTTCTCCAGGATCTGCTTGTGCTGTTCGGTCTGCTGCCCCCAGCTCTCGGCTGCCCGCTCTAGCTCCAGCAGCCGCTGCTCCTGCTCCCGATTCAGGCGACTCAGACCCTCGTTGTCTTGTACCTGGGCCTGCAACTGCCCTGCCAGGCTCTCCAGTTCCTTTCGTAGCTGTTCTGCCTCAGCTTGAAGCTGTTGTTCCATCTCTGAGGGCCCTGCTGGggggtcctggggtggggggacagctGAGAAAAGAAGCATACCATCAGGGCCTCTGGCCTCTATAATCTCAAAaaccctattctttttttttttttttttttttttacagtgaaaaagtttgtatttagaatttgccagctggactcagtttagatgatcccaattttgttggcaacatccaaagcatcGTAGTCAGGAGCCAGTCGAAcatatgccttcttctctccatcaggcctgatcagggtgttgaccttggccacgtcaatgtcatagagcttcttcacagcctgtttgATCTGGTGCTTGTTGGCCTTGACGTCCACAATGAACACAAGTGTATTGTTGTCTTctatcttcttcatggctgactcgGTAGTTAGGGGGAATTTGATGATGGCATAGtggtcaagcttgtttctcctgggAGCGCTCTTCCGAGGATATTTAGGCTGCCTTCGGAGCCGCAGTGTCTTGGGCCTTCGGAAGGTGGGTGACGTCCGgatcttcttttttttgtggctgtggatgccttttaggactgctttctttgccttcaaagccttCGCTTTGGCTTCggctttgggaggggcaggggcttccttCTTCGCTTTCGGCGCCATCTTTGTGAAAAGTCAAAAACCCTATTCTTGATCCATGGCTCCTAACTCGGCCTCCTCACCCGAAATCTTGGTTTCCTGACTGATAATTCCTCATGCTCATGTGATCTTCAATCTTTCAAGACACTTTCAAAGagatctttacatttttatgtgcAAGACAGTGTGGTGATTGACAGTGGGCACTCTACCCTTTTTTTGcacatggggacactgaggctcagcgaGATTACAAGATTTGCCAACTCCTGGTACAGACCTCTTCCCTTTGCCACAATGCCCTTCCATCCACCCACCTCCTCGGGGGCAGTCCAACCACCCTCATCGGCTCCCCCGACAAATCCTGCTCCCAGATCACTCCAACCTCAGCTTACCTATCTGGTTCCTCAGTTCAGCCAAGCTGGCCTCCAGCTCCCGCACCTGATTCATGCTGTGCTCCTTCTCCTCACCTAACTTGCGCATCTGCCCAAAGCATGGGGGAAGGAAAGTAtggagggaggggatggaggaAATGGCCAGGCGACCATCTCCCTCTCTACCCCCATCTACAAAACACACACATCTGCCTCTGGCTGCATAGAGCAAGTGATCggattcccatttgacagatgccCAGAAAGATCAAGTGACCTATCTAAGGTGGGGTGACCTATCTGAGAAGGTCACGTCACCTGCTCTGTCATCTGTTGCATTCTTCGGTACCAAATGTCGTTCTCTTCTTTTAGATTCTCTGCATACTGGTCTCTCTCCATCTGCAGTTGCTTTAGCGAATCCTGCAGCTGTAAAAATGAGTATAGACATTAGCAGGGGCTGCCACTGGGCCTCACCTGCTCCTGGTCACCTGGGGTCATCTCCTTCCACACCCCTCCGTGTACAAAGCCTCACCTGCCCCACATATATCTCCAGCTGTGCTCGCTCCTCCAGGGCCTGCTCCAGTAACTGCTGCCTGCCATCACCAGGGGTTTCAGAAGGACTAGAAAACTGGATGGTGAAAAATGAGGTGAGATCTGGGGGACCCAGGCTGTTTCACGCAGTGCCTCCCCTAAAGGGTCTGAGCTAGGAACCACGTGCAACTCAGGGTCAATAAAGATTTCTTTCCTTATATTATTGTACCCCGTCCGTAGGGTTTATATTTACTAAATACTCATTGTACACTATTCAGACAGTAAGTGTTCAAAGTCCTCCCAACCTTTCCTCTAGCACCCAATCCCATCCATCTGATGTGCATCCTTCCAGACCCTTTCTATACATACACGCACATGTTTAATGAATGCACATTATAGTTCTGTTGTTTTATGGTTCTAGCATATATGGTTCTACAACTTATTTTCACTTTGCTGCATACCAGGTATATTCAATTTTTGTAATGGTTGCACAGTAGTCCTATCTATGAATATAGCATATCGTCAGCATACCTTTACCTAGGTGGCTATAATGAGTGAGGCTACACCCGGGTGCTGGTCCTCAAAGTGGCGTGGTTGGGTCAAAGCACCCTTAAGCTCTAACTTCTATCTCTCGTAGCCCATTTATTAGATTGCCTATCACAGGACCAGGCATAAAGATTGCCCCCtagtggatggatgaatgggaggagaggagaggaggtcGGAAGAGCTGCCTGCTGCCCAGGCCAGACCAATTTCACTCTGGGGTCCCACAGAAGAGCGCTGACAATCAGGTCACATCCAGGAGAGAGCAATCAAGAGGATGATAGCATGAGAAATGGTTGAATGAGCTGGGGCTGTTAAGCTCCAAAAAGaccttaccgtgtttccctgtaagtaagacctaccccgaaaataagccccagttaagatcgtcagccagacggaagcatttagtacgttatgacgatgtcccagaagaagatgacatgactgtatttgaataaatgtatatggttgtacatgaaaaatataagacatcccctgcaaatacaccctaatgcgtcttttggagcaaaaattaatataagacctggtcttattttcggggaaatacagtataacacccagtcttattttcggggaaacacggtaggaaggaTGGGAAACTCACACACACCCCCTTTCAAAGTATCTGAAAGTCTGTCTTGGAAAAAAGATGCCACTTTTCCTGTGTTATTCTGGAGAGAAGAAAGACCCCAGTGGAAGGAAGTTACATGAAGGCAGGGTATTTTCAGtgtgaagaaaaactgaaaaagaggagCTCTCTGACCCAGATACCCAGATTACCTGGTGGCTTGGCCCCAAAAAGAAGTAAACAGATTCATGGGCTAGCCTGATAAATGTTATCTATAAAACGATGGTTTTCAACCAGAATgctttaaacaataaataagCCCTATCCTTGAGACTCTGATCCGGCAGTTCTGGGCAGGACCCCACGTTATAGATTTTTCAATCAAAATCTAGAGGATTCTATGGAGGACCAGAAGAAGGATCTAAATTTTCTAGTTCCTGgctcggggggcggggggcggggggaggggtgcgGTGGGCCCTGGAGTCCCTGGGGCTGCAGCCCCTCACCTGTTGCAGTAGGAGCTCTGACATCTCCAGCTTCTTTTGCAGCTCCTCTGTCCCAGTCTGCATGGCCGACTTCTCGGTCATCAAGACCCGAAGCTTCTCCTCCAGTTCTGATTTCTGCTGCTTTAGGTCATCAATGGTATGGCTGTGACCGGGGGCAGTGGAAAAAGGCATgaataaagaacagaaaggacCGCTTTGGTGACTGCCCCACTGCCCTCACCAAAGAACCACAGAATAGTGGCACTGGAAGGGGCCCCGGGATCAAAAGTCCCAAGTGACAGGCCACAGAGAGGATATGCGTTGCATGCGGCCAAGCCTAAGTCGGGAACACAGCTGGGACGAGAGCTGGCTCTGCACGCGTCCCCGGGGACGACTGCCTCACCATGCTGCTTGTGGTCCTCCCACTTCCCAACACACCACCCAGGCCCGGGCCCCCCAAcgccgcccccacccccttcctacTTTCTCTTCACAAGTTCCACCGTGAGGGTGTCCCGGTCTTTGGTTAATTCGTCCTTTTGCTGTAAATAGAAAAAGGCCGGGTCAGGCCTGGGCAGGCAGGAGACGTAGCTCAGACTAACAGCAGCTACAGTAACTCCACAGCAACACCTCCTCACCCGGAGTCACTCCGGGTTTTCAAAGCACTTCCATGCCCACGTTCTCCTCTGCTTTTGATAAGAACCCGGTAAGGGTggaaggggcagggagagagatcTAATTCACAGCCGCTGACAGAGGCCCAGAGATAGCAGacaatgctgctgctgttgttactATTACCATCGTCACTTGTAAACCTTTGGTGAACGCTTACCAGGCACCGTATTAAcccttttaatcctcacaagcaCCACAGGAGGCAGTTACTATCATTATCTCCATCTTACAGGTGAACAACACGGAGCATCAGAGGTTAAGTCGCTTGCCTAAAATCACAGAGCTATGCCTGAacactcaggtctgtctgattcttGAACCCCGTTTTCTTCCTGCGGTGGGAGCGCATTATAAGGGGGGAGATTCAATTTGTATTGtaatcttttgttcattttttgaaTGGATGATACATTGACGTAGCCCTGCATCTCAGAAGGTACACGTCTCCCAGCCACCGTGGTCCTCTCCCCTGGGTTTTACGGTCCCTTTTGGACACGGCTTGTGTTATCCCTCTCACACACACCTCTTCGCTTTCTGCACACAGGATAACACGCTGAAAACACTGCTCTCTACCTATGCAGCCCAAACACCTCGCTCCTGGCCAGGCCCACAGCgagctggggcagggctggcaccCAGTGCTCGCTGGGGAGACAGCGCACCCCCATCCCCACAGCAAACAACTCACCCCCGGGTTCCTTCTAACAACCACACAACCTCAAAGCAGCGAGAAATGGCCTGCGCTGCGTTCTGAGCAGCCAGACACTCCACCCTACAGAAGGGACCTCGAGGCTGTCCCCCTTCGGGGCAGCTGCGCCTCCAGTGGCTGGGTGGGTGGCTAGGCTCACCCTGTTCGCCTGTTTCTGCTGCGAGGACAAGGTGGACAGCATCCGCTCCAGCTCTTTGACGCGCTGCTGGGAAGACTGCAGGCGACCAGCAAACTCCTCCGCCATTCCTGGAATGGCAGAAATGGAGCCCAAGGATGGAATGCCACTGGAGGTCTGCCCATGTGCTGCTGGGCTGAAGGAGGACAGGGCGGCTAGATTCCCAccttctctctgcctgactgcGTGCTGAGTATGGTACAGGGCTGTCTGTAATTCTGACTTCTCAGACACTAGTATCCCTATCGTCTGGATATGAACCTTTGGGAGAAAAGCCAAACAAGTGctgaaacagaggaaaagaaatgttcCCTAGGGGATACGAGGGCATCCCTGCCACTCCACTCACCTGCAGCTGTTTTCTTAGAGCCCCTTTTTCATTCGCAATCATTTGCTCACATTCCTCCTTCTCCTGTAGGAAAAAAGAAACGTTATCTTACTGGGAGGAGACACGGATGAAATAGCAAACGACATGCGCCCAGAAAGCCACCCATAGCCTCGGACAGGCCCACCCATGAGGCCAggttggggtggggcagggaagggtgAGGCAGGCCCCTTCTTTCTGCAGGCTGGGAGCAGGCGAGACAAGAATGGGTCTCTGCGTCTAAGGCCTTCCCAAACCCCTCAGCCATGTATAACGAGCAAAGAAATCACATTACTTTTTCTAGTTGATCCAGAGTTTCCCGGTTCTGTTTTTCCTGTGGGAAGAGTCAAAGGAAGGTAACTGAAGTTGTCCCCCTTATTACGCTCCCCAGACCAAGAAAGAGGGATGGGCAAGGGCCAGGAATGGGGTTTCAAGGGAAAGTTCATGGCGAAGTTCAAGCAGAGACTTTGGGTGTTGGGTAGCTTTGCTCCCAGCTACAGAAATGAGCACCTCAATCCAGATTCCCGTGAGAGAACAAGGACATAAACCTCTAGAAATGGGGTTTGAGAAGGGAAGGCTACCCCTTCTGCCAGCTCACGGTCTGGAAGGGTGCATTCATTCAtcgaatatttactgagcacacacCACAGGCTGGGTTCTGTTCTCAGTAGCAGAGACACAGGAACGAAAAGGATCTTTAAGTGTTTGATTCTTTTGAGCTTATATGGACCCTTTAATTCTACCTCCTCAGGAACCTGAAGCCCAGAGaaaagtgacttgttcaaggtcaaagACAGCAAATTCGGGGCGGAGTCAGGGCCAGAGCAGAACAGTAAAGCTAGTGCTTTCCCCAGAGGCAACAGAGCAACCAGGGCAAGTGTGGAGAGGGCTCAAGCAGGGGTGGCTGGGGGACAGAGAGCAGGCAAAGAAGGCAGCCACAGAAAAAGCCATACCACATGCTCCGTGTTCTAGGGTCCCTCCAGCTGAGACCTAGGCCCCCGGCATCCCGTTCTCCCTTGGCACCAGAGGCCACCAGCCCCTTTCTTCAGCGCCCCCACTTGGCAGTGTGGAATTCGGGGACCCCCTGGACTCTTACCAATTCCTCTATCTTGCTACTGAGTTGTTTATTTCCTAGTGTGCTGGACTCCAGGGCTCCAGCTAGCTCTTGGAACCGGCTCTGAGGCGCATGCAGAAAGGAGGAGTTGGAGGAAGAGTAGGGGGAGAGGTAGAAAGAGCAATCATTAGGGTTGGGGGGTGTCTGGGCTGTCTCAGCTGGCAGCGGGGCACCCAGCCCCtgctttggggggaggggctggcctaCAGGGCCCCTGGGCCACAGTGCAGGGCCACTCACCTCCAGAACCTTTACATCAGCAGGAGATGCTCGGCCCTCCCCGTTGACGAAGGACGCAGACTAGGAGAGATGAGAGAGCGCACATGGAGATGCTCTCTGTCCCCTCCACGCCGAAGCCCTCCGACTTCCTGTCTTCTCCGCCTAATTTTGCCCCCTCTTCCTGTAACCCCTTTGCGCCAGCCTCTCCCGGATCTTATCTCCCCCTTACCCCACCCCTCCTAAGCAGCTCTCATCCTGTGCTCTCCGCAGCAGGATAAAATGACATACCCCATCTCGTGGTCCAACTCCTGCATTCGCACAGCTTCGAAGAGGAGACTCGAGAAGGAATGACTAGCTAAACACGTGACCCAGCCCAGCGGGCTGCTCCCAGCACCTTCCCTTCCTCTTAGGAACTCTGCCTCGGTTTCTATCATATTGTCCTTGCCCCTCCAACCCCCTCTAGGCTCCAGTTTCTGGGGTACCTCGGCAACAAGACCATTGAGTTGCTGCGAAAGCTGACGCAGGCCCTCGGTAGATGAAAATCTGGGGACGAACACAGGAGTCAGGGGTGCAGGAGGCTCGATGGGAAAGAAAGGGTCACGGGCAGCGGCCTGCCTGACTCCCTCAGCCTAGGGACGGCTGCCCCCATAGGAGACACTCACGTGCTTTCTTCCAGAGGACTAGGACCATTTTCAGCATCATAGTTCTGTTTGGGAAGAAACGCATGAGGTGGTCATTCAATGTGTGGTAAGAACGACCCGGGGGTGGGGCGGGCCAAACTCATCCCGACAACCTTCCATCTTCCTGAACCTTAAGGAAACATCTGGTCTTGGCCGCCCCCATCCCAGGCCTCAGGAAGGGTGCTGGTTGGCCCTAGGGACCAAGCTACCTGAATAAAGGGGAAGAGTCCATGGTAGGTCCAGTcctctgggaaggaggaagggcgCACATAAAGTGGGGCAGTGGGCAAAGGCGGAAGAGGCACAAACCTGAGTTGATGCCATGCTAGTGACACGGGGGGGACTAGCACATTGGTAAACGACACCGTCAGGGGACATGGTGTCATCAGCAGGTGGTGCTGCAGGAGCGGCACGGTCTTTGGGCCCCTGTCACAGAACAGAGCAAGGGGTTAGGGGGCCATGCGGGAAAGACGGCATCTCGCTGCCATGGATGCGGGGGTGCGGAGCGGGTAGGACAGGTGTTGCTGCAGTCAGAGTGACAGTCACACATGCTGGGAGCCACTCTGGGGTGTGGCTGTGGCTCgcccagggctggggctgctCTGGAGCGTCTGGCCAGCCAGAGCTCAAAGAAGACTGCACGACCTCCTTTGTGAACACACGGGGGCCTTGTTCTCACTGGCCTCAGAAAAAGACAGTACCAGGGTCTGACCTGTGGCAGCCACAGCAGGTGGAAGGAAGGTGTGCCAAGTCAGGGAGAAGGAAGGCACTGTTCTTCCAGAaagcctgtctgtgcctcagtgaCCCTCACCGTGGGCCCCTGCTGGGCAGAGGGTAGCAGTGATAGAGAAGGAGATGTGGTCAGCACAGCTCTCGGCCTCTTTCCTGtctccccctcctttcctcccttctctcctcccccaccactgGCTGCGTTTGCTCGACTCAGGCCTTCTCTGGAAAAGAAGCTGCCCAACTAGAAGCCTCTTCCTGTTCCTAGAGGGAAAAAGTAACACCACCCCAACCTCCTAGCTCCAAATACCTCCCCAACCAAGAAACCACCTAAGAAACCAAAGGGAAGATGTCTACCCTTTGACTCAGTTTCCTGAAGAACAATCCTGAGGACCAGGAGCCATGGAGAAGCTGTTCTGTCTCCCCCAACTGGACTCACTTGCTTGACCAGAGCCCCACCCAGCCTCCCCCCAGTCTCAGGCCGGACACTTAGTCCAAGCCTCTGGCTCTAGAGAGCCAACGTCCAACAGGACAAATGGGCAAAGAGATGAGGAATATGGGTGACACACTGAAGCTTGATGAGGAAAGAGCCCTGGGTAGCCAAGGCCTGTCCAGCGAAACCGGGTCCAGGAGGAAGAGGCTGCACCTCTCTGGGGGGGGCCGGGTAGCTGCCTGCTCTCTCTAGACCCCTCAGCCCTGGCCTCTGAAGACCCCTATCTGCTGCCCTCCTTAGAGCAAGTGCTACAAagcctgaggaagctgaggttggGTCAAGCTAGTTGCGTGTTTACTGTCCAAGCTGTGACCTTTGACCCTGGAACCCGGTGTTGCTTTGCCAACCTGTACAACTGACTCTTAACAGGTTAGGAGCAGGGATTCAGGCAGGAGACTTTGGGGGAGGTGGGCACTCTCCCAGGCATGGGCCCTGGCCAGCGCTGGGTCTCTCTTGGGTCCCTACTGATCCCTAGCATAAGACACAAGAAAGCTCGGAAGGGGGAAAAAGTCTTTTTCTAAGGACTTAAATATACATAACCTGATTATGTTGTAAGCAACCAACTTATTTCGTAATTTTAAGTCTTGTAGCTAAGTCTGGAGTTTCACAAAAACATTCTCCACTCCTCTCAAATGTCCTATTccactaaaaacattttttatttctccatgagTCCCCATTTCTGGAAATGCTATCATTTCTGCCCAGGATAATGCAATCACTGGCCTGCATTACTGGACTAGAAAACTTTAGTGGGAAACAGTTATTGATAAAGAGAGGACTTGGAAACAGGAAGAGACTATGGGGTCTGGGTCTTCATTTCCAGGAGGACAGAGGGATGTGGGCACAGAACATTAGCATAAAGACTCGGCTTCAGGACTCTTCTGGGCCGGTGCTGCCCGCCCCGTGCTACTCAGCGTCTCCTCTGAGCTGACAAGGTGAGTCATAGCACCTACAGAGACCGGACCGACGGGGCGTGAGCAGTCCTGATGATTGAAAGACTAACACCAGCCAGCAGGGCCCAATCCCAGCCCCTCTTGCCATGGCCTTCTCCAACAGGATCTGGTGCCATTTTAGCCCTACTCCTCTGGCCTGGCAGACGTCCTCCAAGGAAGTTAATTAAGGAGGAAGTGCCAACATCACATCCGGAGAAGGTCATCTCCTGATAAACACAGATTATGTTCCATGAACTCATACTCCTGGCCGTTACCTGCACCACGCCCTTGGCCTGGGACTCCCATTTCCCCCTCTCTCCACAGAGATGAATGCTACCTCAAATGCCACCCCCTCCAGCTTTAAGTCCACTTAAAACCAACCTCTCCCTCAGTTGGGCATTTGGAATGTTGCCACATCCTATCCTGCTTCTTTCAGTGGAGCCTGCCTCCCTCCGTGGGCATTCTCTCTGGTTCCCCTACTTTCTCCGGCATCTGGCCAAGTACCTCCACTACCAAGGGCCCGCTGAATATGGTTAAGTGTCCAGCTGATTTGTGAAACAGATGTCCTGATCCCCCATTGTTTGCTTAACCTTACATTTTTACAGTTAGTTTCTCTGAAGAAATAATCTCAAACCTTGTAACTACAATGCAAACCCCCTCTCTCTTAATCCTAGGTTGCCGACTCTCAAGCCAAAATGAATGAGTCACCTCGAAAAACCACCAACTGCTCTGTGGTCTATGGGTCTTTTAGGGACAGATGCCCACAGGACAAGACCTGAAggtttagttttatttaatctCTCCTAGTCTGAGAGCACCACTGGACATTCACACTTGAGGCTCAAAAAGCGCAAATCCCACATACCTGCTCTGGAAACTATTCCCAAACTACTTTTAAACTTCAAGgtacaaatatatggtgatggaaagagaactgactctgggtggtgaacataccatgtgatttatagatgatgtaatacagaattgtacacctgaaatctatgtaactttactaataattgtcaccccaataaactttaataaaaaaaacaaaaaaaaaacttcaaggTACATCTCAACTTTTCCAAGATGCTGAAAGATatggggggagggaaaaaaaaaaaaccccagtcAATCAAGCAGGTGAAAAAGCAGACATGAACAGGCCGAGGGTTAATGACAGCAACacaaaagaagccagaagcaAAGTATCCCCCAAACCAGAGAAGCCTTGGGGGCGTGCAGAGCTGACAGAGAGCAAGCCAGAGAGGGGATCTCGGCATGCCTCACCTTCCACTTGTCCAATGGGGGCAGCGCAACCCCATTGGAGCGGTTAAGGTCGGACACCAGCACCTTCAGAATGTCCTGAATCTACAGGAGGcggaaagggaaaaacaagggcagggagagacagagaaaagtgtCTTAGAGAGAGGCAAGAGggccagggaagggagaagagatggGTTCCGGGAAAGAGAATgctagaggagagagaagaaggtcAACACCACGGCCTGTGCCATCGTTCCAAACAGCCGCTTGCTGCCTTGCCAGAGGCAGAAATCAACGCCAAGGAACAGATGGAAAAGTCCCCTGAACGATGCACTCACAAAGAGTGGAGTCACCTGACCAGTGCAGCTCTGAATATGCCCATTAGCCCCTCTCCTCAGGCCCAGGCTGCTAGAGGCGAACCTGGCAGGGCTCCAGACcctcatctccattttaaaaccTCGATTTCCAAGTAAAGGTTTGCTGAACCAAAGGGGATTACAGCTAAAACATAAGTTTGGAAGACATTATCTGATCCAACAAtatcatcttacagatgaggaaactgaggcccaggggagGAAGTCCTTTTCCTGAGGTTACCCAGCAAGCTGTGGCTGAGATGAGCTCGAAACTCCTAATCCAGTGCCTAGGGCTCTCCTCACCACACCCGGGGGCTCCTCTGGTGCTTCCTAAAGGGAGAGCCTGATAGTAAGTGGCCTCCCCTTGAGGCTGGGGATGAGGAAAACCACCAGAGCAGTAAGTCCAATAGCAACTCCCCTTTCCTGAATGTTTACTCTACACCAGGCTCTGTATTTAAGGGATTCAGATAGAAACAACAGTCTCATTTAAACTCCATGAGGGTAAGTAAGTAGTACCCGGATTTTACTGATGTGGAAACAGACCCAAAGAGCTTAAAGAATTTCCCCAAATCATATCCCTAGCAGAGGGAGAAATAAGATTCAAATCCAGACTTCTTAACCAGTACCTGACACTTCTTCCACAATCTAACCACTAAGTTCTAGTCTTC is a window encoding:
- the GOLGA2 gene encoding golgin subfamily A member 2 isoform X3 — protein: MSEETRQKKLAAAKKKLREFQKKNNLGVPSGAKKKKKSKNGSETTTSDGCHSPEEGPKDRAAPAAPPADDTMSPDGVVYQCASPPRVTSMASTQNYDAENGPSPLEESTFSSTEGLRQLSQQLNGLVAESASFVNGEGRASPADVKVLESRFQELAGALESSTLGNKQLSSKIEELEKQNRETLDQLEKEKEECEQMIANEKGALRKQLQVHIQTIGILVSEKSELQTALYHTQHAVRQREGMAEEFAGRLQSSQQRVKELERMLSTLSSQQKQANRQKDELTKDRDTLTVELVKRNHTIDDLKQQKSELEEKLRVLMTEKSAMQTGTEELQKKLEMSELLLQQFSSPSETPGDGRQQLLEQALEERAQLEIYVGQLQDSLKQLQMERDQYAENLKEENDIWYRRMQQMTEQMRKLGEEKEHSMNQVRELEASLAELRNQIAVPPPQDPPAGPSEMEQQLQAEAEQLRKELESLAGQLQAQVQDNEGLSRLNREQEQRLLELERAAESWGQQTEQHKQILENMQSDRVTISRALSQNRELKEQLAELQNGFVRLSNENMEITSALQSEQHTKNELAKKLGQLQEKLGELKETVELKSQEAQSLQQQRDQYLSHLQQHVAACQQLAAEKEMLHKQVLLQTHLIDQLQQEESQGKAQADMVRQELQEAQGHLKAANQQNQKLQAQLSLMALPGEGAGLDSEEEDGEAPQPKLSIPEDLDSPEAMVAFLNSALASAQEEQAQLRGQLKEQKLRCRRLAQVVAPSQHELEEAPGPSTGGESVPVETHQTLQVAMDKLQSRFTELMQEKVDLKERVEELEHRCIQLSGETDTIGEYIALYQSQRAVLKQRHREKEEYISRLAQDKEEMKVKLLELQELVLRLVDERNEWYGKFLAAAQNPASEPTAAPPAAQESGAADSQDDLREVSLADSGEPIQGEALQGLATPENPTAQQIMQLLREIQNPQERPGLGNNPCIPFFYRADDHDEVKIMVV
- the GOLGA2 gene encoding golgin subfamily A member 2 isoform X5 encodes the protein MSEETRQKKLAAAKKKLREFQKKNNLGVPSGAKKKKKSKNGSETTTSDGCHSPEENYDAENGPSPLEESTFSSTEGLRQLSQQLNGLVAESASFVNGEGRASPADVKVLESRFQELAGALESSTLGNKQLSSKIEELEKQNRETLDQLEKEKEECEQMIANEKGALRKQLQVHIQTIGILVSEKSELQTALYHTQHAVRQREGMAEEFAGRLQSSQQRVKELERMLSTLSSQQKQANRQKDELTKDRDTLTVELVKRNHTIDDLKQQKSELEEKLRVLMTEKSAMQTGTEELQKKLEMSELLLQQFSSPSETPGDGRQQLLEQALEERAQLEIYVGQLQDSLKQLQMERDQYAENLKEENDIWYRRMQQMTEQMRKLGEEKEHSMNQVRELEASLAELRNQIAVPPPQDPPAGPSEMEQQLQAEAEQLRKELESLAGQLQAQVQDNEGLSRLNREQEQRLLELERAAESWGQQTEQHKQILENMQSDRVTISRALSQNRELKEQLAELQNGFVRLSNENMEITSALQSEQHTKNELAKKLGQLQEKLGELKETVELKSQEAQSLQQQRDQYLSHLQQHVAACQQLAAEKEMLHKQVLLQTHLIDQLQQEESQGKAQADMVRQELQEAQGHLKAANQQNQKLQAQLSLMALPGEGAGLDSEEEDGEAPQPKLSIPEDLDSPEAMVAFLNSALASAQEEQAQLRGQLKEQKLRCRRLAQVVAPSQHELEEAPGPSTGGESVPVETHQTLQVAMDKLQSRFTELMQEKVDLKERVEELEHRCIQLSGETDTIGEYIALYQSQRAVLKQRHREKEEYISRLAQDKEEMKVKLLELQELVLRLVDERNEWYGKFLAAAQNPASEPTAAPPAAQESGAADSQDDLREVSLADSGEPIQGEALQGLATPENPTAQQIMQLLREIQNPQERPGLGNNPCIPFFYRADDHDEVKIMVV
- the GOLGA2 gene encoding golgin subfamily A member 2 isoform X4 — translated: MSEETRQKKLAAAKKKLREFQKKNNLGVPSGAKKKKKSKNGSETTTSDGCHSPEEIQDILKVLVSDLNRSNGVALPPLDKWKNYDAENGPSPLEESTFSSTEGLRQLSQQLNGLVAESASFVNGEGRASPADVKVLESRFQELAGALESSTLGNKQLSSKIEELEKQNRETLDQLEKEKEECEQMIANEKGALRKQLQVHIQTIGILVSEKSELQTALYHTQHAVRQREGMAEEFAGRLQSSQQRVKELERMLSTLSSQQKQANRQKDELTKDRDTLTVELVKRNHTIDDLKQQKSELEEKLRVLMTEKSAMQTGTEELQKKLEMSELLLQQFSSPSETPGDGRQQLLEQALEERAQLEIYVGQLQDSLKQLQMERDQYAENLKEENDIWYRRMQQMTEQMRKLGEEKEHSMNQVRELEASLAELRNQIAVPPPQDPPAGPSEMEQQLQAEAEQLRKELESLAGQLQAQVQDNEGLSRLNREQEQRLLELERAAESWGQQTEQHKQILENMQSDRVTISRALSQNRELKEQLAELQNGFVRLSNENMEITSALQSEQHTKNELAKKLGQLQEKLGELKETVELKSQEAQSLQQQRDQYLSHLQQHVAACQQLAAEKEMLHKQVLLQTHLIDQLQQEESQGKAQADMVRQELQEAQGHLKAANQQNQKLQAQLSLMALPGEGAGLDSEEEDGEAPQPKLSIPEDLDSPEAMVAFLNSALASAQEEQAQLRGQLKEQKLRCRRLAQVVAPSQHELEEAPGPSTGGESVPVETHQTLQVAMDKLQSRFTELMQEKVDLKERVEELEHRCIQLSGETDTIGEYIALYQSQRAVLKQRHREKEEYISRLAQDKEEMKVKLLELQELVLRLVDERNEWYGKFLAAAQNPASEPTAAPPAAQESGAADSQDDLREVSLADSGEPIQGEALQGLATPENPTAQQIMQLLREIQNPQERPGLGNNPCIPFFYRADDHDEVKIMVV